One region of Streptomyces davaonensis JCM 4913 genomic DNA includes:
- a CDS encoding DUF3817 domain-containing protein has product MDIKTATALRRLRLVSAPEAVSFLLLLTCSVLKRTTEFDAVRPMGYIHGVLFILYVIFWADAWNRAKWPAKTAVVYFVLSVLPTGGFFAERMLKREAEDAVIASRARQEGAVKTS; this is encoded by the coding sequence GTGGACATCAAGACCGCCACCGCCCTCCGCCGCCTGCGCCTCGTCTCGGCGCCCGAGGCCGTGTCCTTCCTGCTGTTGCTCACGTGCTCGGTGCTCAAGCGCACGACGGAATTCGACGCGGTAAGGCCCATGGGCTACATCCACGGCGTCCTGTTCATCCTGTACGTCATCTTCTGGGCCGACGCCTGGAACCGTGCGAAGTGGCCGGCGAAGACCGCCGTCGTCTACTTCGTCCTCTCCGTCCTGCCCACCGGCGGCTTCTTCGCCGAGCGCATGCTCAAGCGCGAGGCCGAGGACGCGGTCATCGCCTCCCGCGCCCGCCAGGAGGGCGCGGTGAAGACGTCGTGA
- a CDS encoding MTH1187 family thiamine-binding protein, whose protein sequence is MIVAFSVTPLGVGEDVGEYVADAVRVVRESGLPHRTDAMFTSIEGESWDEVMDVVKRAVAAVEVRAPRVSLVLKADIRPGVADGLTSKVETVERYLAAE, encoded by the coding sequence GTGATCGTCGCCTTCTCCGTGACGCCCCTCGGCGTCGGCGAGGACGTGGGGGAGTACGTCGCCGACGCCGTCCGTGTGGTCCGCGAGTCAGGCCTGCCGCATCGCACCGACGCGATGTTCACCTCGATCGAGGGCGAGAGCTGGGACGAGGTCATGGACGTCGTCAAGCGCGCCGTCGCGGCCGTCGAGGTGCGCGCCCCGCGGGTGTCCCTGGTCCTCAAGGCGGACATCCGCCCGGGAGTGGCCGACGGTCTGACCTCCAAAGTGGAGACGGTGGAGCGTTACCTCGCCGCTGAGTGA